The genomic segment AACAAATTTTGAAGTACTTTGATATCCGAAATTTCATTATCTCCCAAATCTAATTCTTGCAAAGCGCTCATGTATTGCAGAGGAGCAATATTTACAATTTGGTTTCCGCTATAGCTTATTTTTTTAAGTGATGTTAGGTCTTCTAACAACGGAATAACTTTAATATCATTGTCTTCTAGACTTAGCCATTTTAGGGAAGTCAGGGAGTGTAAAACTGAAAAGTCTTTAATCCCAGTTGAATCCAGAAATAGAATGCCCAGCGATTTTAAATTATTCAGTGGATTGAAATCTTCAATTGGATTAGAATTCAGAGTTAAACTATACAGCGATGGCATATTCTGTAATAGTGAAATGTCTATAATTTTATTTTTTGAAATATCTAAACTTCTAAGGGATGTCAAACCTTGTAGTGGTGTAATATCTACAATGTCATTACTTTGAAGAACTAGTTCCTCAAGGTGAGTTAAATTTTCTAACGGAGAAATATCTTCAATCTCTTGATATTCAATATGTAGTGATACTAATTTACTTGCAAATTCTAACCCTTTTAAAGATTTAACTTTAGGCTGGTCCAGGTCCGCATCCACTATTATCTCTAATTGCGTTAACTCCCCTATTTCCTCTTCAGTAGGCCTAGTCTCGTCCTCCTCAAATTCACTTAATCCTAATTCATCAAGAACGGCCGTTCTCAATTTATAGTCCTTAATAATACTGCTAGATTCTATTATTTCTTCGACTTCATCTTCTGGTTGTACAGGAGCCGCTTCATTGCTACAAGCAACAAGTAAAATACTTATTAGGAAAATCAATGGTTTTATTATTTTCACTGTATATCTACCTCTTTTTCAATTAGCTTACCGCATTATTCCATTTCCGGCAATCTGTTAAGTGATTTTTATGCCTTGGTTTTTAATCGGAGGGATTGCGTAGTTAGACTAATAAAACGACCGGCGGTTATGCTGGGAATTTTAGGGACCCTCACTTATAGAAATGCAAAATAGCTATTCAGTCGTATTTGGAATAGCTACATTAACTTTTTTCAATATATTTTTTATCCAACGCATAACGACCTCAAAAGGGGGTCTTCTTCAATAACTGGCTACCGCCGATACGAATCTAAATACTTCATCATCATTGACAACTATGCAGTCCGTTTATTTCCGACAGATAAACAATGGCCAGATGCCAAGCTTAGAAAGATAGGCTGCTGCTTTTACCTCAATAGACTGGTAGCTTACAAAGTCGCCAAATCCCGACATAGGTAACGCTAATTTTGCTTCTAATTTATTCGAGTGTATGCCTGGCAAACTACCAAAGTCTTCAAGTGATGATTCGTGTAGCTGAACCACATCATCATAATCCAAGTATTCTACCTCTGATTCAAATAATCCGACACTCATTAGTTCCTACCCAATATTATCATATATAAACCTATTATTTTAGTTATTATTCGAATTAAGGAAGTACCTTAGCGCTTTCGCTGTGAATTTCACTCCCTTGTTTCCTACCTCTATAAATCGACATATGCAAATAAGGGCCATTCAGAAAGCATTGCGAGTCATATGATATCAGTTTATAGATAGCCATGGCTAGTTGTCATTGAAATACGTTAAAAAGTGCGCTAATGTCTTATATAACACGTTTATTTGTTATATATGGGAATTCTCCTCGGGATTCAGTTATAATATTCTTAGAGGTAAATATTACCTTTGATTAATTGCCTCACCTTCAAGTGATTAAAGAAAATAACACACTAATTGGTAGAAAAGGAGCAATATTTATGAAAAATAAGTACTTGTCCAAAAGAAATGTACTAATGGGTATTTTTATCCTAGTAGGAATAGTCTTAGCTATCGCAATCGGTCTTATCAAGTATGCATTCAGCTCTGATTTAGAGCGTGTCAAAGAAATGCTATCATATGAACTAGCATACATAGCTCCAATAGTTGATGACACAAAAACCATCGACGTCAAACGTGTAAAAAAATATGAAGGGATCTCATCGTACGAATTTCAAGCCGATACATTAACAAATAATGAAGGGGCTGTACCGAACGAAATCGGTGTCAATAGAATAAAGGGGATCTTACACGAGAACGACGAAGGTGAGCGCGTAATCGTCCACGTTGAAGAAACTGACAGCAAAGCTCCGCTATACGTAGACGAAAATTACGGATGGTTAGGCTTAGGTACACCGATAGCTCAAGAGAATGATGAAAAGATAGAAGTAGTAAAAGACCAAGTATCCGACGAAATAATTATGCTTATGCTAGACAGAATTGCAGACGCAATAGACGACGACTCTGTAATGGTTTCGCAAATCAAAACAACAAAGGAACTAAAAGGTACATTAACGTACTCCATGGAAGCCTTTACTGATTATTACGGGACAATCGAAGCTGTAATGCATGTTGCAAACAACGGTTATCCTCACCTAGAATATGTAGTCGCAGATTATGACATAGATGATCCTGACTATACCAACCGCAAAAATCTACTATCTCTAGATGGTAGTTATAGAGTATCTGTCAACAATGGTAAAACACCAGAACAAACCCAACGCTATACTAATTTCGACTAAAAAGAGTTGCAAAAAAACGACCCTCTTACATTTTGGGAAGTCGTTTTCCCCCTCTGTTAGGCTAGGTGTCGTATAGAACTCACCTGTTATACTTTAATTAATAGATGGAGGTCGTGCGACATGAGTAGCGAGAAAAGGAATAGATATACCAAAGAACTGAAGGACGCTGTCCTTGTAAGAATGATGCCACCTAATAACGAAACTGTTAAGAGTATTAGTATGGATACCGGTATTTCAGAACAATCCCTTTATAAATGGAGAAAAAAAGCGCGTATTGATGGAAACCCAACGCCTGGAAATGGACAGACTTCAGAATGCTGGAGTAGTGAAGATAAGTTTTTGGTAGTACTGGAAACCTACGCAATGAATGAAATAAATCTTGCAGAATACTGCCGTAAAAAAGGTTTATACAAGGAACAGATTGACGCATGGCGTTCTGTTTGTCTAAACGCCAACACTGGTGAACTGAATCAAACTAAACGGCTTTCCCAGGAGCTGAAGGATGAAAAAAGACATACAACTGAGATTGAGAAGGATTTATGTATAAAGGAAAAAGCGTTGGCAGAAGCTGCAGCATTATTATTATTAAGAAAAAAGGCCCGAGCGATCTGGGGGGACCACGAGGACGAATGATTAACCCGTCAGATCGCGTACTTGCGGTAGAACTTATCCAAGAAGCGAATCTAAACGGTGCACGAATGACTGTGGCATGTGCAGAACTAAATATTAGTGTGCGCACGTATGAACGCTGGGTTTCGAACGGTGGAATAAAGGAAGATCAACGTCCTCATGTGCGACGTCCTGAACCCAAAAATAAGCTAACAGAAGAGGAAAGACAAGATGTCATCAAGACTGTCAAAAAAGAAGAGTTTGTCGATTTACCACCTTCACAGATTGTGCCAAAACTAGCAGATGATTCGATTTATATCGCCTCAGAATCAACGTTTTATCGGATATTACGGGAAGAGAAAATGCAACAGCACCGCGGACGAAGTAAAAGACCAGAGATGAAATTACCCGAAAGTTATTTAGCAACGGCCCCTAATCAGGTATGGACTTGGGATATTACTTGGTTGAAAGGACCTGTTAGAGGTCTATATTTCAAACTTTACTTGATCATTGATTTGTTTAGCCGAAAGATTGTTGGTTGGGAAGTTTAGGAAATAGAAGATGCCGCTCACGCTGAAGTATTAATTAAAAAAACCATTATAAGTGAAAAAATATACGGGGCTCCCCTTGTCTTACACT from the Sporosarcina psychrophila genome contains:
- a CDS encoding leucine-rich repeat domain-containing protein is translated as MKIIKPLIFLISILLVACSNEAAPVQPEDEVEEIIESSSIIKDYKLRTAVLDELGLSEFEEDETRPTEEEIGELTQLEIIVDADLDQPKVKSLKGLEFASKLVSLHIEYQEIEDISPLENLTHLEELVLQSNDIVDITPLQGLTSLRSLDISKNKIIDISLLQNMPSLYSLTLNSNPIEDFNPLNNLKSLGILFLDSTGIKDFSVLHSLTSLKWLSLEDNDIKVIPLLEDLTSLKKISYSGNQIVNIAPLQYMSALQELDLGDNEISDIKVLQNLFSLKELSLDENSIVDITPLQNLTSLEWLTLKSNKLEDIGVLEKLTALTHLWLDENRITDITPLQGMTSLKFLNLSSNPIKDTTLIPAGVDVSIDE
- a CDS encoding transposase — its product is MSSEKRNRYTKELKDAVLVRMMPPNNETVKSISMDTGISEQSLYKWRKKARIDGNPTPGNGQTSECWSSEDKFLVVLETYAMNEINLAEYCRKKGLYKEQIDAWRSVCLNANTGELNQTKRLSQELKDEKRHTTEIEKDLCIKEKALAEAAALLLLRKKARAIWGDHEDE
- a CDS encoding helix-turn-helix domain-containing protein — translated: MINPSDRVLAVELIQEANLNGARMTVACAELNISVRTYERWVSNGGIKEDQRPHVRRPEPKNKLTEEERQDVIKTVKKEEFVDLPPSQIVPKLADDSIYIASESTFYRILREEKMQQHRGRSKRPEMKLPESYLATAPNQVWTWDITWLKGPVRGLYFKLYLIIDLFSRKIVGWEV